One genomic region from Saprospiraceae bacterium encodes:
- a CDS encoding trypsin-like peptidase domain-containing protein, translating into MKGIIEKYRDYVVQIATPYNTGTGFALPDDHIIVTNEHVVRDNQEIVVEGRLIAKQIVRVVFLDQKYDLAFIQLPVSTPSDQHIEIEKTEKLHEGDLVIAVGHPFGLKYTATQGIVSNTMHLQNDIQYIQHDAALNPGNSGGPLINESGRVVGVNTFVMQNGNSIGFSLPANYLDDTLTAFKAGGGKEATRCDSCSNIVFESPDKSHYCIHCGAKIKFPSDAVPYEAVGLPRTIEDILIKLGFPVNICRRGPNNWELNHGSATIEIAYHDQSGLILCDATLCHLPRTQIQELYEYLLRQNFAMKQSSLSLRGNEIILSSMLIDRQLDVVQGYHQIKNLMNLADYYDDQLVNKFGAHRERC; encoded by the coding sequence ATGAAAGGCATTATAGAAAAATACAGAGACTATGTAGTTCAGATCGCTACTCCTTATAATACAGGTACTGGCTTTGCCTTGCCTGATGATCATATCATCGTCACCAACGAACATGTAGTGCGTGACAACCAGGAGATAGTAGTGGAAGGCAGATTGATAGCTAAACAAATCGTCAGGGTAGTTTTTTTGGATCAGAAATATGATCTGGCATTTATCCAATTGCCTGTCTCCACTCCGTCTGATCAGCATATTGAAATAGAAAAAACAGAAAAACTTCATGAAGGTGACCTGGTCATCGCTGTAGGCCATCCTTTTGGACTAAAATATACTGCTACACAAGGGATTGTATCGAATACGATGCATCTGCAGAATGATATCCAATATATCCAACACGACGCTGCCCTCAATCCCGGCAACAGTGGAGGCCCACTGATTAATGAATCCGGCAGGGTAGTAGGGGTGAATACTTTCGTGATGCAGAATGGAAATAGTATTGGGTTTTCTTTGCCTGCAAACTATTTGGATGACACCCTTACTGCCTTTAAAGCAGGCGGAGGTAAGGAAGCAACGAGATGTGACTCCTGCTCCAATATCGTATTTGAATCACCGGACAAAAGTCATTATTGTATTCACTGTGGGGCCAAAATAAAATTCCCTTCAGATGCTGTGCCTTATGAGGCAGTCGGGTTGCCAAGGACCATCGAAGATATATTGATCAAACTCGGATTTCCGGTTAATATCTGCCGGCGAGGCCCCAATAATTGGGAGCTCAATCATGGCAGTGCTACGATAGAGATCGCCTATCACGATCAAAGTGGTCTCATCTTATGCGATGCCACGCTCTGTCACCTGCCCAGGACCCAGATCCAGGAATTATACGAATATCTACTGCGCCAGAACTTTGCGATGAAGCAATCCAGCTTAAGTCTTCGCGGCAATGAGATTATACTTTCATCTATGTTGATTGACAGGCAGCTGGATGTCGTACAAGGATATCATCAAATTAAAAATCTCATGAACCTGGCCGACTATTATGATGATCAATTAGTGAACAAGTTCGGCGCACATAGGGAAAGGTGCTGA
- a CDS encoding GSCFA domain-containing protein yields the protein MTNQNFRTEIRISPGHFKIDHANTLLSIGSCFSEHIHERLKDAGFNSRCNPNGIVYNPISIGTQLLGLLSQRIWAEEDILFDQGLYHGIHHHGNFSGISKEGVLKNMNETASTFRSYISKMDRLIVTFGSAITYTHTLTSQLVANCHKIPASQFIRKILSPDEMVNASQQWIEDFHRARPELQILLTLSPVRYLKEGFTDNTLSKASLYLMIQTLCSQYDFVHYFPSYEILLDDLRDYRFYKDDMIHPGDQAINYIWNKFSRSYFEEDTLLINEKIEKLHRARLHRPHHQDSADHLRFKIKLEEEINLFKQKYPWIEW from the coding sequence ATGACAAATCAGAATTTCCGAACTGAAATCAGAATCAGTCCGGGTCATTTTAAAATCGATCATGCCAATACCTTATTGAGTATAGGGTCCTGCTTTTCCGAGCACATTCATGAGAGGCTTAAAGATGCCGGTTTTAATTCCAGGTGCAATCCAAATGGAATTGTATATAATCCGATAAGTATTGGAACTCAACTATTGGGTTTATTGAGTCAACGTATTTGGGCAGAGGAGGATATCTTATTTGATCAGGGACTGTATCATGGAATACACCATCATGGAAATTTTTCCGGAATTTCTAAAGAAGGTGTTTTGAAGAATATGAACGAAACTGCATCTACATTCAGATCCTATATCTCAAAGATGGATCGTCTGATCGTAACCTTTGGATCGGCGATCACCTATACCCATACATTGACATCGCAATTGGTCGCTAACTGCCACAAAATTCCAGCCAGTCAATTTATAAGAAAGATATTAAGCCCCGATGAAATGGTCAACGCTAGCCAGCAGTGGATAGAAGATTTTCATCGAGCCAGGCCGGAGCTACAGATACTGCTTACACTCAGTCCGGTCCGATATCTTAAAGAAGGATTCACTGACAACACGCTGAGCAAAGCCAGTTTATATCTCATGATTCAAACCCTCTGCAGTCAATATGATTTTGTACATTATTTTCCTTCCTATGAAATCCTGCTTGACGATCTTAGAGATTATCGGTTTTACAAAGATGACATGATCCATCCTGGCGATCAGGCGATCAATTATATCTGGAATAAATTTTCACGATCCTATTTTGAAGAAGATACCTTGTTGATTAATGAAAAAATAGAAAAGTTACACAGAGCAAGGTTACACAGGCCTCATCACCAGGATTCAGCCGATCATTTAAGATTTAAAATAAAGTTAGAAGAAGAGATCAATCTATTTAAACAAAAATACCCCTGGATCGAATGGTGA
- a CDS encoding HEAT repeat domain-containing protein has protein sequence MNIEQDHILEKLVQYIDGTLSEKENLEIKHWIETNKEMETQYNQLKQADTLMNSNLDTIPSDRMTARFEHWLDHYETDIKKTKLKRLNWYRIAAGLAILLVGYGGAMTISKLNQQKQELTKIKVELQATKDLVMDNLNNQNSASQRMSGIYASQDLTTPDLEILQVLIKTMNTDPSSNVRVAALEALGKYYHLPSVRSALIQSLTHQEDPVVQIALIQMLVQKKETVIVDELETLTRQEDLIKAVKDEAYKGIFKLT, from the coding sequence ATGAATATAGAACAAGATCATATCCTCGAAAAATTGGTCCAATATATCGATGGCACTTTGAGTGAAAAGGAAAACCTGGAAATCAAACATTGGATCGAAACCAATAAGGAGATGGAGACTCAATACAACCAATTAAAACAGGCAGATACACTCATGAACAGCAACCTTGACACGATACCGTCGGATAGAATGACAGCCCGCTTCGAGCATTGGCTGGACCACTATGAGACAGATATCAAGAAGACAAAACTAAAAAGACTGAATTGGTATAGGATTGCTGCCGGCCTGGCCATCCTCCTGGTCGGATATGGAGGTGCAATGACGATCAGCAAATTGAATCAACAAAAGCAGGAGCTGACTAAAATAAAGGTGGAACTGCAGGCCACCAAAGACCTCGTGATGGACAATCTTAATAATCAAAATTCTGCCAGTCAGCGGATGAGCGGGATCTATGCGTCACAAGACCTTACCACTCCCGACCTGGAAATCCTGCAGGTACTCATCAAGACCATGAATACCGACCCTAGCTCTAACGTGCGGGTAGCTGCACTGGAAGCGCTGGGCAAATATTATCATCTTCCTTCAGTGAGATCGGCTTTGATACAATCTCTCACCCACCAGGAAGACCCGGTAGTACAGATCGCACTCATACAAATGCTGGTACAAAAGAAAGAAACGGTCATCGTAGATGAGTTGGAGACACTCACGCGTCAAGAAGATCTGATCAAAGCGGTCAAAGACGAAGCATACAAAGGCATATTCAAGTTAACTTAA
- a CDS encoding RNA polymerase sigma factor, protein MTDGLLMQKVKEGDLSQASLLFQRYHRRIYLYLGKMAGDYHLAEDLTQNVFEKLILYRKSFELDQNFEGWVYRIAKNVFLDHTKLQNRMRKGSEEELIKAAELPDHQPSPDEAEQKLHTALAALPEQDREVLILTRFQKMKYIEVAALLGTTESNIKVKVYRAMDKLRTQYFQIESI, encoded by the coding sequence ATGACTGACGGACTACTAATGCAAAAAGTTAAAGAGGGTGATCTTTCACAAGCTTCATTATTGTTCCAACGGTATCATCGAAGGATATATCTGTACCTGGGTAAGATGGCAGGCGACTATCACCTCGCTGAAGATCTTACACAGAATGTTTTTGAAAAATTGATCCTCTACAGAAAAAGTTTTGAACTGGATCAAAATTTTGAAGGGTGGGTGTACAGAATTGCTAAAAATGTATTTCTGGATCACACCAAACTTCAAAATCGCATGCGCAAAGGAAGTGAAGAAGAGCTCATCAAAGCAGCGGAGCTGCCTGATCACCAACCCAGTCCGGATGAGGCAGAACAGAAACTGCATACGGCCCTTGCAGCACTGCCGGAACAAGATAGGGAGGTCTTGATCCTGACCAGGTTTCAAAAGATGAAATATATAGAAGTTGCGGCATTATTAGGAACTACTGAATCGAATATTAAAGTAAAAGTATACAGAGCCATGGATAAACTCAGAACTCAATACTTTCAAATAGAATCAATATGA
- a CDS encoding DUF3244 domain-containing protein, whose translation MMKYLLILTMAAVNTGLMAADIPVHINAANKWIIVEKAKWNSPSIDVLIRENSGAVLIHESIGQTTKYNLKNVPDGEYILEVENDQKIRIQTMSLHDGILQSKAISTIYKPNIKVNNQFLDMNLMTQGKSAEIMIKNEEGKVMITEKIENEVSVTRRFNIKKLDHGNYYLEVHMAGQTFINDFEK comes from the coding sequence ATGATGAAGTATCTTTTAATCCTTACGATGGCCGCGGTGAATACCGGGCTGATGGCTGCTGACATACCTGTACATATCAATGCCGCCAATAAATGGATCATCGTCGAAAAAGCAAAGTGGAATTCACCTTCAATAGATGTTTTGATCCGGGAAAATAGTGGAGCTGTTCTGATCCATGAAAGCATCGGTCAAACCACAAAGTACAATCTCAAAAATGTACCCGATGGTGAGTATATCCTCGAAGTAGAAAATGATCAAAAGATAAGAATTCAGACCATGTCTTTACATGATGGCATCTTACAGAGCAAAGCGATCTCTACGATCTACAAGCCAAACATTAAGGTGAACAACCAGTTTCTGGATATGAATCTCATGACCCAAGGCAAGTCGGCCGAAATTATGATCAAAAACGAAGAAGGAAAGGTCATGATTACTGAGAAAATCGAAAATGAAGTGAGTGTCACCAGGAGATTTAATATCAAAAAATTAGATCATGGCAATTATTACCTGGAGGTGCACATGGCAGGACAAACCTTTATAAACGACTTTGAGAAGTAA
- a CDS encoding putative toxin-antitoxin system toxin component, PIN family has translation MSSQKPSKVIIDTNLWISFLIGKELQNLKDIIVTEKIRLVMTDLLVNEIKFVTARPKLQKYFNQEKVNELISLLDIVSDKIKIKKIEKICRDPKDDFLLALCKESKANYLVTGDSDLLAIRVYGRTEILTVNKFKEKIKN, from the coding sequence ATGTCAAGTCAAAAGCCAAGTAAGGTAATTATTGACACGAATCTTTGGATTAGCTTTTTAATTGGCAAGGAACTCCAAAATCTTAAAGACATAATTGTTACAGAGAAAATAAGACTAGTCATGACTGACCTGTTAGTCAATGAAATTAAATTCGTTACAGCACGACCAAAGCTCCAAAAATACTTTAACCAGGAAAAAGTAAATGAGTTAATTTCTTTACTCGACATAGTATCGGATAAAATCAAGATTAAAAAAATTGAAAAAATATGTCGTGACCCTAAAGACGATTTTCTACTAGCCTTATGCAAAGAGAGTAAAGCAAATTATTTAGTAACTGGCGACAGCGACTTGTTAGCGATAAGAGTTTACGGTAGAACAGAAATATTGACAGTAAATAAATTTAAAGAGAAGATTAAGAATTAA
- a CDS encoding tetratricopeptide repeat protein, with protein MNLNAVSRSFLIILVFILGACSVQKSRNDVSKTGLFYHNLTAKYNGYFNAKELLDQSAEALDTRYVDNYTNVLELYKYNGIEDASDASANLDIAIKKASTVINLHRPSHWVGDSYLLIGQAQYYKKDYETAEETFKFMTQNYNKLHESPKTDSKAQAAKDRAVRVQEQIEKRETAQKDKEKLKKTQDKERKAKLKTRDQENKEKAKARKQLIKDRKKGIKRPAPATSKTTPKPAVNGRDSSATIAKTSKKEEKPKPEDVPEKTKAPKQKGKHRPVLQDAQMWLAKTYIMRKNSIAAGIILHQLKSDPALYKELQPEIPILQAYNHIRAEEYEDAIPYLEEALALREVPNRRKARLAFVLGQLYSIQKNDVAAYDAFEKVSKLSPNYELEFFAKLNSAQKGMAAGKKSKDQLLDELKRLTKDDKNTDYGTAIYHTMALVTLADGQRDQAKEYLVTGLSHGGSATQKTESFYLLATLYNDDEVYLKAKNYYDSTLSVMGEKDLRRPEVMKYSASLTDIAQHISIIEVQDSLLLVSTWPEKDQKQWARKLLKEREKNLNVKVGLTPPSRQFDASALSRGNIDINPAKSTFFAYDEKALKKGIKDFENTWGNIKLQDNWRISQKIQNSFVDNNAQDPNKPNQETADASEDLASVLKDIPNTPELKDQAHEKIRNSMYALGVLYREKLENYPKSIAVLEELLQKYPASSIEQDVLYQLYLASMQHGDQIRATKYKERIITEYPGSKYAQSLLHPDFIETTEDKIAQLNKYYDETYRIFNSGECGEAMGRIHQVDSLFKENPLRAKFAMVEVLCTGKTQGKEAYQLALKDFIARYPQSAERDKAKDMLRYLMGDEKAFETPDILKVNTDPNAFEYLEDELHYVIAIVYDRKAATLSDLKISISDFNQKYFQNDDLKISNIFLDQDATIPIIMIRKFDNASKAIRYYETVKNNSKQFIAPEINNEVFAISQSNYRKLYATKDVESYKSFFKAKYGK; from the coding sequence ATGAATCTAAACGCTGTTTCCCGTAGTTTTTTAATCATACTGGTTTTTATACTGGGGGCATGCTCAGTACAGAAAAGCAGGAATGATGTTTCCAAAACGGGATTGTTTTATCATAATCTAACGGCCAAATATAACGGCTATTTTAATGCTAAAGAATTATTGGATCAATCAGCCGAAGCGCTGGATACCCGATATGTAGACAATTACACCAATGTCCTTGAATTATATAAATACAATGGCATAGAAGATGCCAGTGACGCTTCTGCCAACCTGGACATCGCCATCAAAAAAGCTAGTACGGTGATCAACCTGCATCGACCCAGCCATTGGGTAGGCGACAGCTACTTGCTCATCGGGCAGGCACAGTATTACAAAAAGGATTACGAGACGGCAGAGGAGACTTTCAAATTCATGACTCAGAATTATAATAAACTGCATGAAAGTCCCAAAACAGACTCTAAGGCTCAAGCGGCCAAAGACCGGGCTGTCCGCGTCCAGGAGCAAATAGAAAAAAGAGAAACTGCTCAAAAGGATAAAGAAAAGCTCAAAAAGACGCAGGACAAAGAACGGAAAGCAAAACTCAAGACCAGGGATCAGGAAAATAAAGAAAAAGCAAAAGCGAGAAAACAGCTCATCAAAGATCGTAAAAAAGGTATCAAGCGACCTGCGCCTGCTACATCTAAGACTACACCAAAGCCTGCCGTCAATGGTCGGGATTCCAGCGCGACGATCGCCAAAACTTCGAAAAAGGAGGAGAAGCCAAAACCAGAAGATGTCCCAGAAAAAACCAAGGCACCTAAACAAAAAGGCAAACACAGACCAGTTTTGCAAGATGCTCAAATGTGGCTGGCCAAGACTTATATCATGCGCAAAAACAGTATAGCTGCAGGCATCATACTCCATCAACTAAAATCTGATCCGGCGCTTTACAAAGAACTGCAACCGGAGATCCCGATCCTGCAGGCATACAATCATATCAGAGCAGAAGAATATGAAGATGCTATCCCTTACCTCGAAGAGGCTTTAGCGCTCAGAGAGGTCCCCAATCGCCGAAAAGCCAGGCTGGCGTTTGTATTGGGGCAGCTCTATAGCATTCAGAAGAACGATGTAGCGGCCTATGATGCTTTTGAGAAAGTATCCAAACTAAGTCCAAATTATGAGCTTGAGTTTTTTGCAAAATTGAACAGTGCCCAAAAAGGAATGGCCGCAGGCAAAAAAAGCAAAGATCAATTGTTGGATGAATTAAAAAGACTCACCAAAGACGATAAAAATACGGATTACGGCACCGCCATCTATCATACCATGGCATTGGTGACCCTGGCAGATGGTCAGCGGGATCAAGCCAAAGAATACCTGGTAACCGGACTTTCCCATGGAGGCAGCGCTACTCAAAAAACGGAGAGCTTTTATCTCCTCGCAACTTTATACAATGATGACGAGGTCTATCTCAAAGCAAAAAATTATTATGACAGCACGCTCTCTGTCATGGGCGAAAAAGATCTTAGAAGACCCGAGGTGATGAAATACAGTGCGTCGCTGACTGATATTGCCCAGCATATATCCATCATAGAGGTACAGGACAGCCTGCTTTTAGTCAGTACCTGGCCTGAAAAAGATCAAAAACAATGGGCGAGAAAACTTTTAAAAGAGCGTGAAAAAAATCTTAATGTAAAAGTTGGACTCACCCCTCCCAGCAGGCAGTTTGACGCAAGTGCATTGTCCCGCGGCAATATCGATATCAATCCTGCCAAAAGCACTTTCTTTGCATATGATGAAAAAGCGCTGAAAAAAGGAATCAAAGATTTTGAAAATACCTGGGGTAATATCAAATTGCAGGATAACTGGAGGATAAGCCAAAAAATACAAAACAGTTTTGTCGACAATAATGCCCAGGATCCTAACAAACCCAACCAGGAAACTGCTGATGCCAGCGAGGACCTCGCCTCTGTACTAAAAGACATCCCCAATACCCCGGAGCTAAAAGATCAGGCACACGAGAAAATACGCAACAGCATGTACGCGCTGGGTGTATTGTATCGCGAAAAACTGGAGAACTATCCTAAGTCTATCGCTGTTCTGGAAGAATTGCTGCAAAAATATCCGGCTTCCTCTATCGAACAGGATGTACTGTACCAGCTCTATCTCGCCAGCATGCAACATGGTGACCAGATCAGGGCTACTAAATACAAAGAGCGGATCATCACAGAGTATCCCGGCAGCAAGTATGCACAATCCCTGTTACATCCTGATTTTATAGAAACCACTGAAGACAAAATCGCACAACTCAATAAATACTACGATGAGACCTATCGTATTTTTAATTCCGGAGAATGTGGCGAAGCCATGGGCCGGATCCACCAGGTAGATAGTCTGTTTAAGGAAAACCCCCTTCGGGCCAAATTTGCCATGGTAGAAGTGCTTTGCACCGGTAAAACGCAGGGAAAAGAAGCTTATCAGCTGGCGCTTAAGGATTTTATCGCCCGCTATCCTCAATCTGCCGAAAGGGACAAAGCCAAAGACATGCTCCGCTACCTGATGGGTGATGAAAAAGCTTTTGAAACGCCTGATATATTAAAAGTCAATACGGATCCCAATGCCTTTGAATACCTGGAAGATGAATTGCATTACGTGATCGCGATCGTCTATGACAGAAAAGCCGCCACCTTGTCTGATCTAAAAATATCGATCTCTGACTTCAATCAAAAGTATTTTCAAAACGACGATCTGAAGATATCCAATATTTTCCTGGATCAGGATGCTACCATCCCCATCATCATGATCAGGAAATTTGACAATGCCTCTAAAGCAATCCGGTATTATGAGACGGTAAAAAATAATAGCAAACAATTTATCGCTCCCGAGATCAATAATGAAGTATTCGCCATCTCCCAATCGAATTATCGGAAGTTATATGCCACCAAGGATGTAGAATCTTATAAAAGCTTTTTTAAAGCGAAGTATGGCAAGTAG
- a CDS encoding M23 family metallopeptidase — protein sequence MQKTLIQRILHRIKTPYRLVILNHETYKEIGSYQLNLLNVYTLLSMLMVIGALLVTMLLFFTPVKRLIPGYGNTNHDDYTNLYKKVQTLEKGMEAQTLYISKMQSLINGEIIMDDPKDMLIDSMVKPFNSDPVLKSKEEIALEDEQLLERQISNVKNQKLSNFAVNLPLEQLYFVPPVQGEISEKMSVEKNHLGIDIIVPKNTEVKSIMDGYIISADWTQETGNSLVIQHHNEVLSVYRHNSKLLKKAGDYVKAGEVVAIAGNSGELTNGPHLHFELWYQGKAMNPEDYMRF from the coding sequence ATGCAAAAGACATTGATACAAAGGATTTTACATAGAATAAAAACTCCTTATAGATTGGTCATTTTAAACCATGAGACCTATAAAGAAATAGGTTCCTATCAGCTCAACCTGCTCAATGTATATACGTTGCTTAGTATGCTGATGGTCATTGGTGCATTATTGGTGACGATGCTGTTGTTTTTTACCCCTGTCAAACGATTGATCCCCGGCTATGGCAATACCAATCACGATGACTACACCAATTTGTATAAAAAAGTGCAGACGCTCGAGAAAGGAATGGAGGCCCAAACCCTCTATATTTCGAAAATGCAAAGCCTGATCAATGGCGAGATAATCATGGATGACCCGAAAGATATGTTGATTGATTCTATGGTTAAGCCCTTCAATTCGGACCCGGTGCTTAAAAGCAAAGAAGAAATCGCTTTGGAAGACGAACAATTGCTCGAAAGGCAGATCTCCAATGTGAAAAACCAAAAACTATCCAATTTTGCGGTCAACCTTCCTTTAGAACAACTGTATTTTGTTCCGCCAGTGCAGGGAGAGATCAGCGAAAAAATGTCTGTTGAAAAAAATCACCTGGGTATCGACATCATCGTGCCTAAAAACACTGAAGTCAAATCGATTATGGATGGTTATATAATCTCCGCGGACTGGACCCAGGAGACGGGCAATAGCCTGGTCATTCAACACCACAATGAAGTGCTCAGTGTCTACAGGCATAATTCTAAACTACTCAAAAAAGCCGGTGACTATGTCAAAGCCGGTGAAGTCGTCGCCATCGCCGGCAATAGCGGCGAGCTCACCAACGGCCCTCACCTGCACTTCGAACTATGGTACCAGGGAAAGGCCATGAATCCTGAAGACTATATGCGGTTTTAA
- a CDS encoding phosphoheptose isomerase, with translation MDHDQNLELKKIYDDQGNALSPILPEGVKNYLIDIDGTICDDVPNEQPERMRHIEPYADALEIINKWYDQGHIIYYFTSRTEEHRQITEEWLRKHGFKYHGMLMGKPRGGNYHWIDNHIVRATRFKGKFTDLIMETKEIEVFKD, from the coding sequence ATGGATCACGATCAAAATCTTGAACTAAAGAAAATTTATGATGATCAAGGGAATGCACTCAGCCCCATATTACCTGAAGGCGTCAAAAACTATCTGATCGATATAGATGGTACTATTTGTGATGATGTACCTAATGAACAACCCGAGAGAATGCGTCATATCGAACCCTATGCTGATGCCCTCGAGATCATCAATAAGTGGTACGATCAAGGCCATATCATTTATTATTTTACTTCAAGAACTGAAGAACATCGCCAGATCACCGAAGAATGGCTCCGCAAACACGGGTTTAAATATCATGGCATGCTGATGGGCAAACCACGCGGTGGCAATTACCATTGGATTGATAATCATATCGTCCGTGCTACCCGGTTTAAAGGCAAATTCACTGATCTCATTATGGAGACCAAAGAGATAGAGGTCTTTAAAGATTAA
- a CDS encoding ribulokinase encodes MKTVIGIDFGTDSVRALVVDAATGYEIASHVHFYSRWAKGWYCDPSTNLWRQHPLDYIEGLEAAIKGALKLAGPEITSSVVGISVDTTGSTPVAVDKSGTPLALLSGFESNPHAMFVLWKDHTAVQEAAEINALCRRWTTDYTQFEGGIYSSEWFWAKILKVSREDRSILAHAYSWVEHCDYIPFLLTGGKDVKSMKRSRCAAGHKALWHPSWNGLPSNDFFAALDPVLDGMRERMFEETFTSDTVAGHLSAAWATKLGLTTEVVVSVGAFDAHMGAVGGQIQPYYLSKVMGTSTCDILVAPNQDKESLVRGICGQVDGSVIPGMLGLEAGQSGFGDIYAWFVKVLTYGVREIIESSSMLDAATKSQLIQESADKLMLQISQDASAVPIGSGGILSLDWMNGRRTPDANQMLKGVISGLNLGSDAPQIFRSLVEATCYGARLIVDRFIEEGIPIKGLIGLGGVAKKSPFIMQIMADVMNMPIRIVKSEQTCALGAAMFAAVAAGVYRDINEAMEVMGSGFDKEYLPQTGSVDQYEKLYQSYKQLCAVMDQ; translated from the coding sequence ATGAAGACAGTAATTGGTATTGATTTTGGTACAGATTCTGTGAGGGCATTGGTAGTCGATGCTGCTACCGGATACGAGATAGCCTCTCATGTACATTTTTATTCCCGTTGGGCAAAAGGATGGTATTGTGATCCTTCCACTAATCTGTGGAGACAACATCCCCTGGATTATATCGAGGGATTGGAAGCTGCTATCAAAGGAGCCCTCAAATTGGCTGGTCCGGAAATCACCTCCTCGGTCGTAGGGATTAGTGTAGATACCACTGGCTCCACTCCGGTCGCTGTGGATAAAAGTGGCACCCCACTGGCCTTGCTTTCCGGATTTGAATCTAATCCTCATGCCATGTTCGTCTTGTGGAAAGATCACACTGCAGTGCAGGAAGCTGCAGAAATCAATGCCCTCTGCAGACGATGGACTACAGATTACACACAATTTGAAGGTGGTATCTATTCTTCAGAATGGTTTTGGGCAAAGATATTGAAGGTCTCCCGGGAAGATCGATCTATATTGGCACACGCTTATTCATGGGTAGAGCATTGCGATTATATTCCATTTTTATTGACGGGCGGTAAAGATGTAAAATCGATGAAAAGAAGTCGCTGCGCAGCCGGTCATAAAGCATTATGGCATCCCTCCTGGAATGGATTGCCTTCCAATGATTTTTTTGCAGCACTGGATCCAGTGTTGGACGGTATGAGGGAAAGGATGTTTGAGGAGACCTTTACTTCGGATACTGTGGCAGGGCATCTGTCCGCTGCCTGGGCGACAAAGTTGGGACTGACTACGGAAGTGGTCGTGTCCGTCGGTGCTTTTGATGCACATATGGGGGCCGTCGGAGGACAGATCCAACCATATTACCTATCCAAAGTGATGGGGACATCTACATGTGACATTCTCGTGGCACCCAATCAAGATAAAGAATCCCTGGTCAGAGGCATTTGTGGTCAGGTAGATGGATCAGTGATACCCGGGATGCTAGGGCTGGAAGCAGGTCAATCCGGATTTGGAGATATCTATGCCTGGTTTGTCAAAGTATTGACCTATGGAGTGCGTGAAATAATAGAATCATCCTCCATGCTGGATGCAGCAACTAAATCGCAATTAATACAGGAGTCTGCTGATAAATTAATGCTACAAATCAGTCAGGATGCTTCAGCCGTCCCTATTGGCTCGGGTGGCATACTATCTCTCGATTGGATGAATGGACGCAGGACTCCAGATGCCAATCAAATGCTCAAAGGCGTGATCAGTGGGCTCAATCTCGGTAGTGATGCTCCGCAGATCTTCCGGTCACTGGTAGAGGCTACTTGTTATGGGGCAAGATTGATCGTAGATCGGTTTATTGAAGAAGGCATTCCAATCAAAGGATTGATAGGCCTGGGAGGTGTAGCCAAAAAATCACCCTTTATCATGCAGATTATGGCCGATGTGATGAATATGCCTATCCGCATCGTCAAGTCCGAGCAGACTTGTGCTTTGGGTGCCGCCATGTTTGCCGCCGTAGCCGCAGGAGTGTATCGCGATATTAATGAGGCCATGGAGGTCATGGGATCAGGTTTTGATAAAGAATATCTGCCACAAACAGGATCAGTCGATCAATACGAAAAACTTTATCAATCCTACAAACAGCTTTGTGCGGTGATGGACCAATAA